One region of Takifugu flavidus isolate HTHZ2018 chromosome 14, ASM371156v2, whole genome shotgun sequence genomic DNA includes:
- the aifm1 gene encoding apoptosis-inducing factor 1, mitochondrial isoform X2 encodes MLKCRSVWRRLAPLARASSTVCRQNARRTGLNNARIPVREPAAHMSTGPTGGGGRENLLYFAMVGTTFIGAGIYVYRTLKEDKERYQDRINEIASRPQKAAAKEATLLHPEPQVEATETKAAPETEPQAEPAVGEPSPATPDSEAPVAPSETAEPAPGGAAESVAVPHKLPSHTPYLLIGGGTASFAAARSIRARDPGARVLIVTDEPDLPYMRPPLSKELWFSDDPSVTETLRFKQWNGKERSIYFQPASFYISAEELDSAENGGVAVLTGKKVVHMDVRGNKVKLDDDTEISYDKCLIATGGVPRNLQVIDRAAEDVKSRTTLFRKIEDFKSLDKVSRNIESITIIGGGFLGSELACALGRRSNESGLEVVQMYPEKGNMGKVLPEYLSNWTTEKVKREGVKVITEALVKSVTFKDDKLEIQLKDGRKVRTDHIVAAVGLEPNIDLAKSAGLEVDPDFGGYRVNAELQARSNIWVAGDAACFYDIRLGRRRVEHHDHAVVSGRLAGENMTGANKPYWHQSMFWSDLGPDVGYEAIGIVDSSLPTVGVFAKATEKDTPKAATEKSGTGIRSESETEETAVSTEPSSSPAPAPEKQKDDYGKGVIFYLRDKVVVGIILWNVFNRMPIARKIIKDGEEHADLNEVAKLFNIHED; translated from the exons ATGCTGAAATGTAGATCAGTGTGGAGAAGGCTTGCCCCACTCGCCAGAGCCTCGTCAACTGTGTGTCGGCAGAACGCGAGAAGAACAG GGTTAAATAATGCCAGAATCCCAGTGCGTGAGCCTGCGGCGCACATGTCCACGGGGCCgacggggggaggaggaagagagaaccTGCTGTACTTTGCTATGGTTGGGACGACATTCATCGGTGCTGGAATATAT GTGTACCGGACTCTAAAGGAAGACAAGGAAAGATATCAGGACCGTATAAATGAAATTGCATCAAGgccacagaaagctgctgcaaaaGAAGCCACACTCCTACATCCGGAGCCTCAAG TAGAAGCTACTGAAACGAAGG CTGCCCCTGAAACGGAACCACAAGCAGAACCTGCAGTAGGAGAGCCGAGTCCTGCCACCCCTGACTCTGAAGCACCAGTGGCCCCCAGTGAAACAGCCGAACCTGCTCCAG gaggagcagcagagtctGTGGCTGTTCCTCACAAGctcccctcacacactccaTACCTCCTTATCGGTGGGGGCACCGCCTCGTTTGCTGCTGCCCGCTCCATTCGAGCCAGAGACCCTGGCGCTCGG GTGTTAATAGTGACTGATGAGCCAGACCTTCCTTATATGAGGCCGCCTCTTTCTAAGGAACTGTGGTTTTCTGACGACCCCAGTGTGACGGAAACTCTGCGTTTTAAACAGTGGaatggaaaagaaagaag TATCTACTTTCAGCCAGCATCGTTCTACATTAGCGCAGAAGAATTGGACAGTGCAGAAAATGGAGGAGTGGCTGTTCTCACCGGCAAAAAG GTGGTGCATATGGATGTAAGGGGAAACAAAGTCAAACTTGATGATGATACTGAGATTTCATATGACAAGTGCCTGATTGccacag GTGGAGTGCCAAGAAATTTACAGGTGattgacagagctgcagaggacgTGAAGTCAAGGACAACTTTGTTCCGCAAG ATCGAGGATTTCAAGTCACTGGATAAAGTCTCCCGCAACATCGAGTCCATCACAATCATTGGGGGAGGCTTCCTGGGCAGTGAACTGGCCTGTGCACTCGGCAGGAGAT CCAATGAGTCGgggctggaggtggtgcagaTGTACCCAGAGAAGGGCAACATGGGGAAAGTCTTACCTGAGTATCTGAGTAACTGGACAACAGAAAAAGTCAAGAGAG AGGGTGTTAAAGTGATCACAGAAGCCTTGGTTAAATCGGTGACGTTCAAAGACGACAAGTTAGAAATCCAGCTGAAAGATGGCCGAAAA GTCAGAACAGATCATATTGTTGCAGCTGTTGGCTTGGAGCCCAACATTGATCTGGCTAAATCAGCGGGTCTGGAGGTCGACCCAGACTTTGGTGGTTATAGAGTCaatgcagagctgcaggccaGATCCAATATTTGGGTG GCTGGAGATGCTGCGTGTTTCTACGACATCAGGCTGGGTCGTCGACGGGTGGAGCACCACGATCACGCCGTTGTGAGCGGAAGACTAGCAGGGGAAAACATGACAGGAGCCAACAAACCCTACTGGCATCAATCTATGTTCTG GAGTGACCTGGGACCAGACGTAGGTTACGAGGCGATAGGGATCGTTGACAGCAGCCTACCAACAGTGGGAGTATTTGCCAAAGCCACTGAGAAAGATACACCTAAGGCAGCTACAGAGAAGTCAG GGACTGGGATCCGCTCAGAAAgtgagacggaggagacggcTGTGAGCACAGAGCCGTCATCATCGCCCGCCCCCGCTCCCGAGAAACAAAAGGATGACTATGGAAAAGGAGTCATCTTCTACCTGAGAGACAAAGTGGTGGTGGGCATCATCCTGTGGAACGTCTTCAACAGGATGCCCATTGCGAGGAAG ATCATTAAAGATGGAGAGGAACACGCGGATCTGAATGAAGTAGCCAAGCTGTTTAACATCCATGAGGATTAG
- the gab3 gene encoding GRB2-associated-binding protein 3 has protein sequence MLSGSLSFTAAAAATTTAATAAAAAAAAAAAAAAAAAAAVRTSHSAVKMSAGDVVCTGWLIKSPPEKKLKRFAWRKRWFVLRRGRMSGNPDVLEYYQSKNSKKPIRIIDLKECEVETLNVQLRIKRDFHGKHLFVVKTSSRIFYLVAKTEEEMNDWINNISQICHFGSLDDAESSEEGLPRTPTSLQPSPVSSGRASVSSQLDSSHPLDYLFLSECETGSVSVSGHDSFSNSEISLEQKSTDDATKDTVPSPLYTNSSSLFLSHTSPGPGLFLHGSLTNPPFSAPCASMVLPSSSSSPLHHCATSVFQFDKPFSPASFEERDERQTPPPLPPKPSHPSERQKDGSDGSCRTIITQTFSSHAALFPRRTSLSSLDRYRIGDADRETEKRRQSLNLPRLNTVRVQNCEDESYIPMVSPSSVTTSESDGYIPMSPRTFSFLSTDNDGGSSSLSPPPIHRHLKPRLRRARPPPLDLRGLSTITECPTHLTLSRALTESCFSVKCSPCESRSERDSSRNEDSNCTMKDSAQQFCLSFDGAGQAWARKSNLDYLSLDFNSASPSPVQKKPFLSDEHRVDYVQVDEKKTQALQNTKMEWTDVRQSKT, from the exons ATGCTTAGCGGCTCTCTCAGtttcacagcagcagcggcggcaacaacaacagcagcaacagcagcagcagcagcagcagcagcagcagcagcagcagcagcagcagcagcagcagctgtgaggacGTCACATTCTGCAGTCAAGATGAGTGCTGGGGATGTGGTCTGTACCGGCTGGCTCATTAAATCTCCCCCAGAGAAGAAATTAAAGAGATTT GCATGGAGGAAACGCTGGTTCGTGCTCCGGAGAGGTCGCATGAGCGGCAATCCTGACGTCCTTGAGTACTATCAGAGTAAGAACTCGAAGAAGCCCATTCGCATCATCGACCTGAAGGAGTGTGAGGTCGAAACCCTGAACGTGCAGCTTCGGATAAAGCGAGACTTCCACGGGAAGCACCTGTTTGTGGTGAAGACCTCGTCACGCATTTTTTACCTGGTGGCCAAAACTGAGGAGGAGATGAATGACTGGATCAATAACATCAGCCAGATTTGCCACTTTGGGAGCTTGGACGATGCtg AGAGCTCAGAGGAAGGCCTACCGCGGACCCCCACCTCCCTGCAACCGTCACCAGTCAGCTCTGGTCGAGCATCCGTATCCAGTCAGCTAGACTCCAGTCACCCTCTAGACTACCTGTTTCTCTCAGAGTGTGAGACGGGAAGCGTGAGTGTCAGCGG ACATGACAGCTTCTCAAACTCCGAGATCTCTCTGGAGCAGAAGTCGACAGACGACGCCACCAAGGACACCGTCCCCTCGCCTCTCTACACAAATTCTTCTTCCTTGTTCCTCTCTCACACTAGTCCCGGTCCAGGTCTTTTCCTGCACGGGAGCCTGACCAACCCTCCTTTCAGCGCCCCCTGCGCTTCCATGGTTTTACcttcctcgtcttcctcgcCGCTGCACCACTGTGCAACCAGTGTCTTCCAGTTTGACAAACCCTTTTCTCCGGCCTCATTTgaagaaagagatgaaagacAGACCCCTCCCCCACTGCCGCCCAAGCCCAGTCACCCATCAGAGCGGCAAAAAGACGGATCCGACGGATCTTGCAGGACAATAATCACGCAAACATTTTCGAGCCACGCGGCTTTATTTCCCCGAAGGACGTCGTTATCGAGCCTGGACCGTTACAGAATAG GAGATgctgacagagagacagaaaaaaggaggCAGAGTCTTAATTTG CCACGTTTAAACACGGTACGAGTTCAAAACTGCGAGGACGAGTCCTACATTCCCATggtctctccctcctctgtcaccACCTCCGAGAGCGATGGTTACATCCCCATGAGCCCGAGGACGTTCAGTTTTCTCAGCACTGACAACGATGGCGggtcctcctccctcagccctCCCCCAATTCATCGGCATCTCAAACCTCGCTTGAGGAGAG CCCGACCTCCACCACTCGACTTGAGAGGCCTCTCAACAATCACAGAATGTCCCACTCACCTAACTTTGAGCAGAGCACTGACCGAGTCCTG TTTCTCGGTAAAATGCTCACCCTGCGAAAGCAGATCTGAGAGGGACAGTTCGAGAAATGAAGACTCAAACTGTACAATGAAG GATTCGGCACAACAGTTCTGCCTCAGCTTTGACGGAGCAGGTCAAGCCTGGGCGCGGAAATCCAACCTTGATTATCTGTCCCTGGATTTCAATTCTGCATCACCGTCTCCTGTGCAAAAG AAGCCGTTTCTGTCTGACGAGCACAGAGTAGATTACGTGCAGGTGGACGAGAAGAAGACTCAAGCACTGCAAAACACCAAAATGGAGTGGACAGACGTGCGACAGTCCAAAACATAG
- the aifm1 gene encoding apoptosis-inducing factor 1, mitochondrial isoform X1 — MLKCRSVWRRLAPLARASSTVCRQNARRTGLNNARIPVREPAAHMSTGPTGGGGRENLLYFAMVGTTFIGAGIYVYRTLKEDKERYQDRINEIASRPQKAAAKEATLLHPEPQAVEATETKAAPETEPQAEPAVGEPSPATPDSEAPVAPSETAEPAPGGAAESVAVPHKLPSHTPYLLIGGGTASFAAARSIRARDPGARVLIVTDEPDLPYMRPPLSKELWFSDDPSVTETLRFKQWNGKERSIYFQPASFYISAEELDSAENGGVAVLTGKKVVHMDVRGNKVKLDDDTEISYDKCLIATGGVPRNLQVIDRAAEDVKSRTTLFRKIEDFKSLDKVSRNIESITIIGGGFLGSELACALGRRSNESGLEVVQMYPEKGNMGKVLPEYLSNWTTEKVKREGVKVITEALVKSVTFKDDKLEIQLKDGRKVRTDHIVAAVGLEPNIDLAKSAGLEVDPDFGGYRVNAELQARSNIWVAGDAACFYDIRLGRRRVEHHDHAVVSGRLAGENMTGANKPYWHQSMFWSDLGPDVGYEAIGIVDSSLPTVGVFAKATEKDTPKAATEKSGTGIRSESETEETAVSTEPSSSPAPAPEKQKDDYGKGVIFYLRDKVVVGIILWNVFNRMPIARKIIKDGEEHADLNEVAKLFNIHED, encoded by the exons ATGCTGAAATGTAGATCAGTGTGGAGAAGGCTTGCCCCACTCGCCAGAGCCTCGTCAACTGTGTGTCGGCAGAACGCGAGAAGAACAG GGTTAAATAATGCCAGAATCCCAGTGCGTGAGCCTGCGGCGCACATGTCCACGGGGCCgacggggggaggaggaagagagaaccTGCTGTACTTTGCTATGGTTGGGACGACATTCATCGGTGCTGGAATATAT GTGTACCGGACTCTAAAGGAAGACAAGGAAAGATATCAGGACCGTATAAATGAAATTGCATCAAGgccacagaaagctgctgcaaaaGAAGCCACACTCCTACATCCGGAGCCTCAAG cagTAGAAGCTACTGAAACGAAGG CTGCCCCTGAAACGGAACCACAAGCAGAACCTGCAGTAGGAGAGCCGAGTCCTGCCACCCCTGACTCTGAAGCACCAGTGGCCCCCAGTGAAACAGCCGAACCTGCTCCAG gaggagcagcagagtctGTGGCTGTTCCTCACAAGctcccctcacacactccaTACCTCCTTATCGGTGGGGGCACCGCCTCGTTTGCTGCTGCCCGCTCCATTCGAGCCAGAGACCCTGGCGCTCGG GTGTTAATAGTGACTGATGAGCCAGACCTTCCTTATATGAGGCCGCCTCTTTCTAAGGAACTGTGGTTTTCTGACGACCCCAGTGTGACGGAAACTCTGCGTTTTAAACAGTGGaatggaaaagaaagaag TATCTACTTTCAGCCAGCATCGTTCTACATTAGCGCAGAAGAATTGGACAGTGCAGAAAATGGAGGAGTGGCTGTTCTCACCGGCAAAAAG GTGGTGCATATGGATGTAAGGGGAAACAAAGTCAAACTTGATGATGATACTGAGATTTCATATGACAAGTGCCTGATTGccacag GTGGAGTGCCAAGAAATTTACAGGTGattgacagagctgcagaggacgTGAAGTCAAGGACAACTTTGTTCCGCAAG ATCGAGGATTTCAAGTCACTGGATAAAGTCTCCCGCAACATCGAGTCCATCACAATCATTGGGGGAGGCTTCCTGGGCAGTGAACTGGCCTGTGCACTCGGCAGGAGAT CCAATGAGTCGgggctggaggtggtgcagaTGTACCCAGAGAAGGGCAACATGGGGAAAGTCTTACCTGAGTATCTGAGTAACTGGACAACAGAAAAAGTCAAGAGAG AGGGTGTTAAAGTGATCACAGAAGCCTTGGTTAAATCGGTGACGTTCAAAGACGACAAGTTAGAAATCCAGCTGAAAGATGGCCGAAAA GTCAGAACAGATCATATTGTTGCAGCTGTTGGCTTGGAGCCCAACATTGATCTGGCTAAATCAGCGGGTCTGGAGGTCGACCCAGACTTTGGTGGTTATAGAGTCaatgcagagctgcaggccaGATCCAATATTTGGGTG GCTGGAGATGCTGCGTGTTTCTACGACATCAGGCTGGGTCGTCGACGGGTGGAGCACCACGATCACGCCGTTGTGAGCGGAAGACTAGCAGGGGAAAACATGACAGGAGCCAACAAACCCTACTGGCATCAATCTATGTTCTG GAGTGACCTGGGACCAGACGTAGGTTACGAGGCGATAGGGATCGTTGACAGCAGCCTACCAACAGTGGGAGTATTTGCCAAAGCCACTGAGAAAGATACACCTAAGGCAGCTACAGAGAAGTCAG GGACTGGGATCCGCTCAGAAAgtgagacggaggagacggcTGTGAGCACAGAGCCGTCATCATCGCCCGCCCCCGCTCCCGAGAAACAAAAGGATGACTATGGAAAAGGAGTCATCTTCTACCTGAGAGACAAAGTGGTGGTGGGCATCATCCTGTGGAACGTCTTCAACAGGATGCCCATTGCGAGGAAG ATCATTAAAGATGGAGAGGAACACGCGGATCTGAATGAAGTAGCCAAGCTGTTTAACATCCATGAGGATTAG
- the aifm1 gene encoding apoptosis-inducing factor 1, mitochondrial isoform X3, translated as MLKCRSVWRRLAPLARASSTVCRQNARRTGLNNARIPVREPAAHMSTGPTGGGGRENLLYFAMVGTTFIGAGIYVYRTLKEDKERYQDRINEIASRPQKAAAKEATLLHPEPQAAPETEPQAEPAVGEPSPATPDSEAPVAPSETAEPAPGGAAESVAVPHKLPSHTPYLLIGGGTASFAAARSIRARDPGARVLIVTDEPDLPYMRPPLSKELWFSDDPSVTETLRFKQWNGKERSIYFQPASFYISAEELDSAENGGVAVLTGKKVVHMDVRGNKVKLDDDTEISYDKCLIATGGVPRNLQVIDRAAEDVKSRTTLFRKIEDFKSLDKVSRNIESITIIGGGFLGSELACALGRRSNESGLEVVQMYPEKGNMGKVLPEYLSNWTTEKVKREGVKVITEALVKSVTFKDDKLEIQLKDGRKVRTDHIVAAVGLEPNIDLAKSAGLEVDPDFGGYRVNAELQARSNIWVAGDAACFYDIRLGRRRVEHHDHAVVSGRLAGENMTGANKPYWHQSMFWSDLGPDVGYEAIGIVDSSLPTVGVFAKATEKDTPKAATEKSGTGIRSESETEETAVSTEPSSSPAPAPEKQKDDYGKGVIFYLRDKVVVGIILWNVFNRMPIARKIIKDGEEHADLNEVAKLFNIHED; from the exons ATGCTGAAATGTAGATCAGTGTGGAGAAGGCTTGCCCCACTCGCCAGAGCCTCGTCAACTGTGTGTCGGCAGAACGCGAGAAGAACAG GGTTAAATAATGCCAGAATCCCAGTGCGTGAGCCTGCGGCGCACATGTCCACGGGGCCgacggggggaggaggaagagagaaccTGCTGTACTTTGCTATGGTTGGGACGACATTCATCGGTGCTGGAATATAT GTGTACCGGACTCTAAAGGAAGACAAGGAAAGATATCAGGACCGTATAAATGAAATTGCATCAAGgccacagaaagctgctgcaaaaGAAGCCACACTCCTACATCCGGAGCCTCAAG CTGCCCCTGAAACGGAACCACAAGCAGAACCTGCAGTAGGAGAGCCGAGTCCTGCCACCCCTGACTCTGAAGCACCAGTGGCCCCCAGTGAAACAGCCGAACCTGCTCCAG gaggagcagcagagtctGTGGCTGTTCCTCACAAGctcccctcacacactccaTACCTCCTTATCGGTGGGGGCACCGCCTCGTTTGCTGCTGCCCGCTCCATTCGAGCCAGAGACCCTGGCGCTCGG GTGTTAATAGTGACTGATGAGCCAGACCTTCCTTATATGAGGCCGCCTCTTTCTAAGGAACTGTGGTTTTCTGACGACCCCAGTGTGACGGAAACTCTGCGTTTTAAACAGTGGaatggaaaagaaagaag TATCTACTTTCAGCCAGCATCGTTCTACATTAGCGCAGAAGAATTGGACAGTGCAGAAAATGGAGGAGTGGCTGTTCTCACCGGCAAAAAG GTGGTGCATATGGATGTAAGGGGAAACAAAGTCAAACTTGATGATGATACTGAGATTTCATATGACAAGTGCCTGATTGccacag GTGGAGTGCCAAGAAATTTACAGGTGattgacagagctgcagaggacgTGAAGTCAAGGACAACTTTGTTCCGCAAG ATCGAGGATTTCAAGTCACTGGATAAAGTCTCCCGCAACATCGAGTCCATCACAATCATTGGGGGAGGCTTCCTGGGCAGTGAACTGGCCTGTGCACTCGGCAGGAGAT CCAATGAGTCGgggctggaggtggtgcagaTGTACCCAGAGAAGGGCAACATGGGGAAAGTCTTACCTGAGTATCTGAGTAACTGGACAACAGAAAAAGTCAAGAGAG AGGGTGTTAAAGTGATCACAGAAGCCTTGGTTAAATCGGTGACGTTCAAAGACGACAAGTTAGAAATCCAGCTGAAAGATGGCCGAAAA GTCAGAACAGATCATATTGTTGCAGCTGTTGGCTTGGAGCCCAACATTGATCTGGCTAAATCAGCGGGTCTGGAGGTCGACCCAGACTTTGGTGGTTATAGAGTCaatgcagagctgcaggccaGATCCAATATTTGGGTG GCTGGAGATGCTGCGTGTTTCTACGACATCAGGCTGGGTCGTCGACGGGTGGAGCACCACGATCACGCCGTTGTGAGCGGAAGACTAGCAGGGGAAAACATGACAGGAGCCAACAAACCCTACTGGCATCAATCTATGTTCTG GAGTGACCTGGGACCAGACGTAGGTTACGAGGCGATAGGGATCGTTGACAGCAGCCTACCAACAGTGGGAGTATTTGCCAAAGCCACTGAGAAAGATACACCTAAGGCAGCTACAGAGAAGTCAG GGACTGGGATCCGCTCAGAAAgtgagacggaggagacggcTGTGAGCACAGAGCCGTCATCATCGCCCGCCCCCGCTCCCGAGAAACAAAAGGATGACTATGGAAAAGGAGTCATCTTCTACCTGAGAGACAAAGTGGTGGTGGGCATCATCCTGTGGAACGTCTTCAACAGGATGCCCATTGCGAGGAAG ATCATTAAAGATGGAGAGGAACACGCGGATCTGAATGAAGTAGCCAAGCTGTTTAACATCCATGAGGATTAG